CTGGACCCCGGCCCAGCTTTATATCTTTGGTGAAGAGCTCCAAATGTATCCAGTGCGAGGGCTGCCCGACTTCGGTGCGTCCTTGGTAGGTCCGGTGATTTATACCTTCGGCAATGAAGCGCAAAAAAAGTATTACCTGCCGCGCATTGTGAATGCCGATCATTGGTGGTGCCAGGGCTTCTCAGAGCCCGGCGCGGGCTCCGACTTGGCCTCACTTAAGACGCGGGCCATTCGGGACGGTGACAATTACATCGTCAATGGGCAGAAAATATGGACAACACTCGCGCAATTCGCCGACTGGATTTTCTGCCTGGTCAGGACAAATCCCGACGTCAAAAAGCAGCTGGGCATCTCCTTCCTCCTGATCGACATGAAGTCCCCCGGCATTACCGTGCGCCCGATCCAGCTGATCGACGGAAGCTACGAAGTGAACGAAGTCTTTTTTGACAACGTGCGCGTTCCTGCCAAAAACCTTGTTGGCGAAGAGAATAAAGGTTGGGGCTACGCCAAGTTTCTCCTTGGCAACGAGCGGTTTAACATCGCCAGCGTTGGCTCCGCCAAGGAACGCATCCGGCGTGTCAAGGAACTTGCTGCGCTGGCCTGTACGGGTGATGGACGACTTATCGATCAGGCCACCTTCCGCGAAAAGGTGACGGCCCTAGAGGTTCGCCTAAAGGCGCTGGAGATAACCCAGCTTCGCGTGGTCGCTAACGCAGCCAAACCGCAGACTCCCACCCAAGACCCTGCGAGCGCTATCCTGAAAATTAAGGGCTCGGAGATCCAACAGACAACAGCGCAGCTTCTGATGGACGTCATTGGCCCCTATGCGCTGCCCTACCTGTCGGAAGACCTTATCCAGAGCCATAACTGTCCGCCGATTGGTCCCGCTTGGGCCGCAGCTATCGCTCCTGCCTATTTCAATGCCCGCAAGGTCTCAATTTATGGCGGCTCTGACGAAATCCAAAAGAACATCATCGCAAAGGCGATCCTTGGTCTTTGACGTCCTTTGTTGCTCGAGTGGGCGAAGCGCGTAGGCCTTTGTGCAGTGGGCTTAAGGGGGCTGGCACGGCCCGGTTCAGGAGATTTCACGAGTGGACTTTGATCTTTCGGAGGAGCAGCGGCTTCTTAAGCGCAGCGTTCACCGGCTGATGGCCGACAATTATGGCTTCGATCATCGACGCAAGTACCAGAGCGAAAAACTGGGTTTTAGCGAGGCGATGTGGGCGCGGTATGCCGGACTCGGGCTTCTGGGGCTGCCGTTTTCGGAGGCGTATGGCGGCTTCGGCGGTGGCGCGGTCGAAATGATGATTTTGATGGAGGAGTTCGGCAACGCACTAATCCTTGAGCCCTACTTTGCGACTGTAGTGCTCGCGGGAGGCATCCTGCGGCATGGGGCAAGCGATGCGCAAAAGGCCGAGCTGATCCCGGCTATTGCGGAAGGGCGGATAAAGCTCGCGTTCGCCTACGCCGAGAAACATTCGCGCTACGATCTGTTTCACGTCGAGACGGAGGCGAAGGAGGACGGCGACGGCTGGTTGCTGAGCGGGGTCAAAGGCCTTGTGCTCCATGGCGATAGCGCCGACAAGATCATCGTGTCGGCGAGAACCGCGGGAGGGCCGCGGGAAAAGGAAGGGATTGGCCTCTTCCTCGTCAACTGCGATGCGCATGGCCTGATGCGCCGTGGCTATCCAACGCAGGATGGCCTGCGGGCAGCCGAAATCTCATTCGAAAATGTGCGCGTTCAACCCGGAAATGTCATTGGAGAGCCTGCGGGCGCCTTTCCAATCATCTCACGGGTCGCGGAGGAGGCGACCGCAGCTCTTTGCTCGGAAGCCGTCGGCTGCTTCGCAACAATGCAATCGGTCACGCTGGAGTATCTGAAGACGCGCCAGCAGTTCGGCAAGGTTATTGGCTCCTTCCAAGTGCTTCAGCACCGAGCCGTCGACATGTTCGTCGAACTGGAGCAGTCGCGCTCGATGGCGATGTACGCCACGATGATGGCAGCCGGAGATGCGACGGAGCGCGCACGGGCGATCTCGGCGGCAAAGTCCCAAATCGGTCAGTCGGCTAAGGCGATCGGGCAGCAGTCGATCCAGTTGCACGGCGCCGTCGGCATGACCATGGAGTACATCGTCGGCCACTACTTCAAGCGCGTGATAATGATAGACGCTTTGTTCGGCGATGCCGAACATCATCTCCGGCGGCTGGCTTCACTCGGAGGACTGATCAGCGATCAAGAGAATGGAGCACAAAGCGGGATGTTGTCGCATGAATAAGGTCGTGAAACTCCAATATCATGATGAGGTCGCCATTATCACCGTCGACTATCCTCCCGTGAACGCGCTAAGCGCCGCGGTCCGCGGCGGCATCTTGGAATGTATAAATTTGGCGATTGCCCACCCCGAGCTGAAGGCGGTCGTTTTGACGTGCGCTGGCCGCACCTTCATTGCGGGTGCTGATATCACCGAATTTGGCAAGCCGCCGCAGCCACCGTCGTGGGACGAGCTTCTGGCGGTAATTGAGGAGTCGCCCAAGCCCATTGTGGCTGCCATCCACGGCAACGCGCTCGGTGGAGGGTTGGAACTGGCATTGGCATGCCATTTTCGCGTCGCGACCAAGGACGCCAAGCTTGGATTGCCTGAGGTCAAGTTGGGCCTGCTGCCAGGCGGTGGTGGAACGCAACGCCTCCCTCGCGCCGTTGGGGCGGAGGTTGCTGTCAAGATGATCGTGGGTGGTGATCCGATCACCGCGGCAGAAGCGCTGAATACCGGTCTGATCGAGGACATCGTGGAAAGTCCGGCGACGGGCGGTGAAGCATTCGCTCGTAGGGTTCTGGCCGAGCAGCTGCCGTTGCGCATGCTCCGCTACGACGATACAAAGCTCGCCGCGGCAAAGGCCGACCGGTCGATTTTCACCAGAGCCGTCACTTTGATGACTAGGCGAGCCCGCGGGGCGGAAGCGCCATTTGCTGCCGCTGACGCAATTGGCGCCGCGATCGACCTACCATTCGAAGAGGGGCTTAAAAAGGAGCTCGCGGGCTTCCGCAAGCTCGTCGAAAGCGATCAGTCCAAGGCGCAGCGGTATGCATTCTTCGCCGAGCGTGCAGCGAACAAGATCGCTGGCATCCCGGACGGAACAATGCCGCGCCAAATTGCGCGCGTCGCAATCGTCGGGGCCGGCACAATGGGAGGCGGCATCGCAATGTCATTTGCCAATGCCGGTGTTCCTGTGACCCTGATCGAGACCACGGAAGCGCAGCTCAAGCGGGGCCTGAGTTTGATCCACGAAACCTGGAACGCGTCCGCTGCACGTGGCAGTATCCCCGCGGATGCTCCCGCCACACGGATGGCCCTGATCAACGGCGCAGTTGGCGTCGACAATGCAAAGAATGCTGACCTCATCATTGAGGCGGTGTTTGAGACGATGGCCGTGAAGAGGGAAGTCTTTCGCCAGCTCGACCGATACGCCAAGCCCGGCGCAGTGCTTGCGTCAAACACATCCTATCTCAATATGGACGAGATCGCGAGAGTGACAAAACGTCCGCAGGACGTGCTTGGGATGCATTTCTTCTCGCCTGCCAACATCATGAAATTGTGCGAAATCGTGCGCGGCTCGCGAACTGCGCCGGAGGCGCTGCTGACCGCGATCTCGATTTCGCGCAAGATCGCCAAAGTGCCGGTCGTCGTAGGTGTCTGCCATGGGTTCGTCGGTAATCGCATGTATGATCAGAGCGGCAAGCAGGCGGATAAGCTCCTGTTTGAAGGCGCGCTGCCGCAGCAGGTCGATGCGGCCCTGACGAAGTTTGGAATGCCGATGGGACCGTTCGTGATGAGCGATATGGCCGGATTGGATATCGGCTGGCTCTCACGCAAGGATCGGGGAAGCAAATCGGAGATCGCGGATGCGCTGTGCGAAGCGGGCCGCTTTGGCCAAAAGACCGGAAGGGGCTGGTACAAGTATGAAGCGGGCTCCCGGACCGCGATACCGGATCCCGAGGTCGAAAAAATGATAGAGCAGACGTTAACTCGGCTCGGGCGCAAACGTCGCGTCGTTAGCGAAGACGAAATCATCGAACGCGTGATGTACCCTATGATCAATGAAGGCGCGCGGATCCTTGAGGAGGGCGTCGCGTCGCGGCCGGGCGACATCGACGTGATCATGGTCTATGGCTTCGGCTGGCCGGTCTATCGCGGAGGGCCAATGTACTACGCCGATCAGATCGGACTAGATAGGGTCCTCGCCAAGATGAAGGAGCTCCACGCCGCTCTCGGCGACGATTTCAAGCCAGCCGGTTTGCTTGAGCAGTTAGTCGCGGAAGGTAAAAAGTTCGCCGACTTCAAGCGACCAGCGTAGTCTCCCAGACCGCTAATTTAGGGTAGCGGGTGAAGCAAAAAGCTGGGGAAGAGCCAATCAGCTCCGGTCTTTTGCCTCTAACCTCTCGCCCAAGTCGCAGCATGTTTTCCCGTAGGGAAGAAATTAAAGGACCCACCCCAAATGCGTGAAGCTGTTATCGTCGCCGCCAAAAGGACTCCAATCGGCAAGGCTTATCGTGGAGCCTTCAACAACACCCATGGCGCTGCTCTCGGCGGCGAAGCGATCAGGG
The nucleotide sequence above comes from Bradyrhizobium sp. NDS-1. Encoded proteins:
- the pimC gene encoding pimeloyl-CoA dehydrogenase large subunit — translated: MDIAFTKEERAFREEVRQFLRDSVPLETRRKIINGRTLSRDEMVAWTRILHKKGWAVPDWPKEYGGTGWTPAQLYIFGEELQMYPVRGLPDFGASLVGPVIYTFGNEAQKKYYLPRIVNADHWWCQGFSEPGAGSDLASLKTRAIRDGDNYIVNGQKIWTTLAQFADWIFCLVRTNPDVKKQLGISFLLIDMKSPGITVRPIQLIDGSYEVNEVFFDNVRVPAKNLVGEENKGWGYAKFLLGNERFNIASVGSAKERIRRVKELAALACTGDGRLIDQATFREKVTALEVRLKALEITQLRVVANAAKPQTPTQDPASAILKIKGSEIQQTTAQLLMDVIGPYALPYLSEDLIQSHNCPPIGPAWAAAIAPAYFNARKVSIYGGSDEIQKNIIAKAILGL
- a CDS encoding acyl-CoA dehydrogenase, encoding MDFDLSEEQRLLKRSVHRLMADNYGFDHRRKYQSEKLGFSEAMWARYAGLGLLGLPFSEAYGGFGGGAVEMMILMEEFGNALILEPYFATVVLAGGILRHGASDAQKAELIPAIAEGRIKLAFAYAEKHSRYDLFHVETEAKEDGDGWLLSGVKGLVLHGDSADKIIVSARTAGGPREKEGIGLFLVNCDAHGLMRRGYPTQDGLRAAEISFENVRVQPGNVIGEPAGAFPIISRVAEEATAALCSEAVGCFATMQSVTLEYLKTRQQFGKVIGSFQVLQHRAVDMFVELEQSRSMAMYATMMAAGDATERARAISAAKSQIGQSAKAIGQQSIQLHGAVGMTMEYIVGHYFKRVIMIDALFGDAEHHLRRLASLGGLISDQENGAQSGMLSHE
- a CDS encoding 3-hydroxyacyl-CoA dehydrogenase NAD-binding domain-containing protein — its product is MNKVVKLQYHDEVAIITVDYPPVNALSAAVRGGILECINLAIAHPELKAVVLTCAGRTFIAGADITEFGKPPQPPSWDELLAVIEESPKPIVAAIHGNALGGGLELALACHFRVATKDAKLGLPEVKLGLLPGGGGTQRLPRAVGAEVAVKMIVGGDPITAAEALNTGLIEDIVESPATGGEAFARRVLAEQLPLRMLRYDDTKLAAAKADRSIFTRAVTLMTRRARGAEAPFAAADAIGAAIDLPFEEGLKKELAGFRKLVESDQSKAQRYAFFAERAANKIAGIPDGTMPRQIARVAIVGAGTMGGGIAMSFANAGVPVTLIETTEAQLKRGLSLIHETWNASAARGSIPADAPATRMALINGAVGVDNAKNADLIIEAVFETMAVKREVFRQLDRYAKPGAVLASNTSYLNMDEIARVTKRPQDVLGMHFFSPANIMKLCEIVRGSRTAPEALLTAISISRKIAKVPVVVGVCHGFVGNRMYDQSGKQADKLLFEGALPQQVDAALTKFGMPMGPFVMSDMAGLDIGWLSRKDRGSKSEIADALCEAGRFGQKTGRGWYKYEAGSRTAIPDPEVEKMIEQTLTRLGRKRRVVSEDEIIERVMYPMINEGARILEEGVASRPGDIDVIMVYGFGWPVYRGGPMYYADQIGLDRVLAKMKELHAALGDDFKPAGLLEQLVAEGKKFADFKRPA